The DNA sequence AAATACCTGCAGCAGTCTCAGCTGTGCAGTGAGTCAAAACACTTAGTTTAGCTTGTGAACAAGCTGTGGCCAACATTatacctgctgctgtaaatcagCATGTCAGCATTGtctttgtaaatatgtaaacaTGTATATGATGTAAGttatttagctcaaagcagcACTGAGTCTACAGAGCTGCTAGCTGTAGACTCTAAAAGTGGATTCACGTCACAGTGAAAAAACAAGATGATGAGCTGATGGACTGACTTATGAAAACCTACAAGCTACaattctggtgtgtgtgtgtgtgtgtgtgtgtgtgtgtgtgtgtgtgtgtgtgtgtgtgtgtgtgtgtgtaggtgtgtgtgtgtgtgtgtgtgtgtgtgtgtgtgtttaatagtttatttttaaataagcaAATATATTGTCTGTTCAGGAAATTCAAAAACAGAGGTCATTaattttcctccatctttcagtTCAATCAGTGGTGAACAGTGATGAAGGATCACCACAACTCAGGTTAAAAGTCAACACATTGAAAAGTTCATCAAATGAATATGCATAATAATGGACATGGCAGGCACAAAAGATGCTTTTCAGTgatatgtaatgtatgtaaataCACAGCAGAAAAGTGCACTGATCACATCAGTTTGCAGACTAGACATCTattcagctgcagcacattaaaaagCAGGTTAACATACCTGCACATATCACTTCTATGTGGTTAGATGTTGGTGTGGTCCTTACCCTTCAGCATTGCTAAAAACAGTCTGCCCATAACTTGTGGCAACTTGTTCATTTCTGTCACACCGCGGTGAGGTTTGTCTTGTCCTGGGGTTTTTGTctcgtgacttcctgttttattttaaaaaattaactctcctctcgtttcaggtcACTTGCTCTTCCTCATGTGTCACCGGTCCTGTTGTCTTCCCTGATTCCCGATCgtgtccacctgttccccattaccCTCATGTGTTTTATACTCTGCGTCTTCCCTTGTCTTGTGCCAGAGTGTCTCGTTCTGTCGTGCACCCCAGCCAGTCTCCACAGTCCATGTTGTTCCTCAGCCTTGTAATTCTAATGTCACGTAAGCCTGTGTTCTTTGCTTCCTTGCGAGTGatcttttgtttgtattttttcatagaTAAAGCGTAGTAGTCAGTTAAGTTTCTTagagtttttttctgttttatttttccttttgcgTACGGAGTTGGATTCCTCTTTGAGTGTTTTGTTTCCTAGTTGTGGCTTTTCGTTTACCTCCTAGTggagtgattttctgtttttgtcctttattttttttaggctttttcCCTCCTTGTTTAGGAGTGGTTTTGTTTATTAGATTTCCTCCCTGTTTATTGTTTCTCCTTAGATTTCCTGCCTTGATAGAGTAAAGTTTCCTAGCTTGTTATTTTGTCACTCTGTCAAGGAGGTTAGAGTCAATAAAAGTCTGCCTTAACAGTCCTTCCTCTGCATCTGAGTCCTCATTCACGTCCAGATCTGACAATTTCCTACAATGTAACACTAACACTCAAAtgcatttttcttcctttttttccccacttgtTTTTAGAGATTTTGTTCTGCTTAGTACGTCTTGATTTGTTATCAGAATGACTTTTTTGAATAGgaacagatgaaaaatgaagCGAGGGAGatatttcagactttttttgAAGAAGCATAGATTACACACATGAAGCCCAGACAGACCTCAGTGTGGTCAGACACAAGGAGTTTCTCTATCACCACCAGGTCAGCTCACACAGGGGCAGCAAATTGCATGACATTGTAACAATGGATATTTTGACAGATTAAgcattattttgaatttcaatTCAGTTTGTAACAATAGATGATTGTTTGTGTGGTGTTAATTTATGGCTTCTTTTTACAATGCATTTTCATCAAGGGATTAGAGTGACAGAGATACCTTTGCCTCCGAGAAAAAATtctagtcccccccccccccccctgctcaCAAGAGTAACTGTTATGTACTGCCTGGTCAAAATACTATCAATAATAGGATCAAGAAACCCAGAATAATAAATAGTGAAGATAAGAAATAGAGAATAATTAGCAGAATTTCTGGTATCCAGAACatacagttgtttttatttgtagttaTGCAAGTTTGGAGATCCACTGTTAGATTTAACTCTGCTTGGTGCTATTCATTACAGGGACGAGAATAAATGTCCACACGATTTGAAAATCAGTTGTTTGATTGAACTTtccagtcttcttcttcttgttgagATAAAGCAGAGGTGAGTAGATGTGTTGGTAACACTTAACAATAAAGTTATGATTATAGCCGTATCAAAGTAGGTACTTTTGAGTTAATGTGTGACATTTAGATGACGTGTTTTATATATTGAACAGGAAGACAGAAGGTCTGAGCAACTTTGAGAAGGGCCAAATTGTGATGGCCAGACAACTGGGTTAGAGTATCTCCAAAATGACAGGTATTGTGAGGTCTTCCAGGTATGCAGTGGTCATTACCAACCAAAAGTGGTCCAAGGAAGGACAACTGATGCACCTGTGACAGGGTCATGGATGTGTGTAGGGAGCAAAAGCTAGCCCGTCTGGACTCAATACAGAGTGAAGCAGCCATTGTAAGATCACTGAGTAAATCACTGCATGTTTAGAGTCAAAACATTGTGCTGCTGCTTTCTGACTTTATAAAAACTGAATTCTGATACAACAAATAACTcaaattgtattgtttttcagtTCCACTTAGTCCATTTTATCAATTATTGACAGCACGATGATGCAGGTAAACCATTTAGAGGACGTGTGATGGGAAAACTGCGATAACACATTACTTCCTTATTATCCTTCATATACTGAGATCAACATTGtcacactgaaaacagctgaagGAAAGTTAAGGAGTTTGACACAAAACCTTTCCTCTCACAAATTTCTCTTTTTGGTCATACTTGAAGATACTTCAGataaaatggaaacagctttgaCTCATTTCATCCTCCTGGCAGTCATCTCAGGTGAGCTCTTATCACTTGATACAGAACATACTAAATGTTTTTCACAACCAAagatatttttatacatattgtCTCAATTTTTAATATTATACTTGAATTTAGATTTCATGTTGCTGATGATGAAATGCTCACAGTGTTGATGTTAATAGTAAAGTTTTACATTGTCTGATTATTTCTACAGTACTTTACAGACAGGCTTGATTTTAGAGCACTGTTTAGTTAGGGTGATGTtacaaagaaaagatttgatCAAATAAGATGCCATGAGtcatgagagagggagggttttgttttttacattaacaCCTAACACGTCCCTTTTTCACAATGTTCTGCTTACACAAATTGTACATTACTTTCATTAGCAAATGAAATTAACTTCATTTTAGTAGCagataacataaaaaataatgttgtttgAGGAAGAAATGTAGTAGAAATATCTTGATGAAACATTAAAAGTGTATAACTCCATTCTCTGAGTCACTAAATGTCCAAAATATAAATTTACCAGAAACAccaacatataaaaacacatttaaatataaaatgaaaacaaaatataataaaaaggaaCACAAAAAACTCTGCATGGTAGTTCTGTTGGATTTCATTAtgaagggttaggattaggactCTGTGTAGTATCTATAGTAAtcaacaaataaactaaacctAATAAACTAACTACACTAAGTataaaagataaagaagaaaagacagaacacAGCACAATGATTTGCAGTTACACTGAACTATCACTTCTAGACTGTCAGCACTAACACTAGAGGGCAATGCTCTACAACCTTTGTCATGACAGCCTCAGTGGGTTTATCTCATTATAGTTGGCAACACAATACGTAGCAGGTATGTTTTCTACACTGACACTGAGACATGAGTTATATAACTGCAGCAGCCAGAAGAGAAGACCACATTTGTTAAGACAGTCAGAGTTTGATGGTTGAACTTTTCTCAGCTGTACACATTTCACAAAGACCAATGGATATATTACCTTTactttgttttgtctctgtggATCTTAATGGTAAGAATCTTGAATATGAGAGTTTTAaagtcttcctctctttctggtTAAAATACATGTTGTCACTGTTTGTTAGTACACTTGTTAAAGATTTTTGGTGATTGCAGAGAAACAGATAAGAACCACTTTCTGGTATCAAACTGTGCACACAATTCAATCAATgtccaaaaaaaagacaaaaagaaaaacatgatttgacTGTATGGGAGACTTTAAGACAGATATGTTTATGATGATGAAGTAAATTGTCCCAGTGTCTCATTTTGCAGTCCACTGATCTCAGTCCTTCTCTAACATGTAACTGTCTCCTCCAGGTTTAACCAAAGGAAGTGGTGTGTTGCCAGATGAACTGAATGCAGCTGTTGGAGGAGAAGTGATGTTCACCACAACAGTGACTCCACCAGAAACACCATTCCTGGTAGTGGTCTGGAATTTTGTTTTAAACAGTGTAGAAAGACCTATAATAACCTCCTACACTTCTTCAAACATCATTGCACCAGAGTATGAAGGCAGGATCATCCTCGACAGATCTACTGGATCTCTGAAGCTCATGGATCTGACTCTTAATGACATTGGACAGTACAGAGTTACTATTACACCAGATGGAGGACAAGCGATAACAGGACACACTGAACTGAAGATATTTGGTGAGCAGATGTTTCACATGAGCAGCAGttttaaatgttgaatgtagaaaataaataacaaaagaaatataCTTTGAGACCAATAATGTAACATAATTGACATCATATGATTACATTATATGACTCATTTAATCTGTGAACATTTTGTTGACAGTTTTCAACTACtagtaaaattaaaatatttgcttCATGCCTGAAATATGAATATCTTAGTGAAAGGTGCACATGTAACAGAGTGTTAACAGAGTGTTACATAAAGAAGTATAACGTGTTCAGTGTTACAGGAGCAGCATAATGTCTGAGATATGAACAACAGTAGGGTTTCACTTCACTACACAGATGCTGACATAGATTCTTTTTTCCTTGTATGACCTCCAAAGCCTGACATTAACACTGTtcaatacagaaatacacatgATAGATACTCAATGGTGGTGAACGTACATGTTTAGCACCCAGTTTTTATGGCAAGTCCAAGTCTGTCACAGCAAGACAATTCTCAGGTTATCATGAACACATAACAAGTTGGGATATGAGCAGCTTTGTTTCCTAATTGAACTAAACTTGGCCTCCAAATAACCAACATGTACGCTGTCCTCTGTCTTATTTGTTATGTTGCTCCAGGATGTTACCACAGAGTTgtctccagttggtgcaaaatgcagctgctcgcctcttaactggagtacgtaagagggagcacataacgcccatcctggcatccctccactggctacctgtgcactttagagtccattttaagattcttttatttgtttttaaatctttaaatggactggccccgctctacctctctgagctccttcacccccgCGCTCCTactcggtgcctcaggtcagctgatctgctgctcctggaggtaccgaggtcaaagcggaagctcagaggggatagagctttttctgttgctgctcctaaactatggaacgagcttcctttaaatattagacaagcgtcctcactgtctgtttttaaaactcgtcttaaaacccatttttattccttggctttcaaccgtgcatgagactctgctcctgttttagtgttttatggtttgtttgtttgtttattttaattagttttattgtttttaatttgttttaaaaacaataaacaattatcttagtatttatttcctgttaattgtttttacgtttcctgtgttatttttatgtatttatgtacagcactttgtttaagctgtggttgttttaaagtgctttataaataaagttgagttgagttgagttgagttacTACATCAACAGTTGGGTAATCAAGtccaaagtcaaagtcaaatcGAAAATCCAATTTTTTGTCACTTAAAGTTAAATATACTCAGCTGTGAATAGTCaacatgttatatttataaTGGGATAAATTTCacagtaatgtaatataaatacgaataaaaataattattgtgtttttcaccCACAGAGCCAGTCTCCAATGTGAAGATAACTGCCAGCAGCACAGACTTGGTGGAGTTCAACAgctctgtcagtctgtcctgctcttcttctggatcctctccttctttcctctggatGAACGGCAGCTCTGAGGTTACAGCCAGTGAGAGAGTTCAGCTCACTGATGGAAACTCCACTCTTATCATAACCAATGTGACCCGCTATGATCAGGGACCATTCAGGTGTCATGTGTCCAATTTTTTCAGTAATGGCACCAGTGATCCAACAAATCTTTCCATCAGCTGTGAGTTTCTAACCTGCATGTACAACTTCTTATCCTTGCATTAAATGAATGCTAGGGCAACAAAGCTTCAACGACGCAGCttgatttatattattaaatatactGGAATAGACTGGCATTAATGACATTTCATCACCTGTATTGCTCTTTGCTGCTGACTGACATATGAAGCTATTAAAAGCCATCAGACTGAACTAAGCTGACACTAACTAACATATATTTGCTTTCCCCCCTCTATATACCACCCAGTTGGCCCAGAAAACATCATTTTGAAGTTATCTCCATCTGAAGACCACTATGTGGAAGGGTCAACTATCAGACTGTCCTGCTCAGCTGACTCCAGACCTTCTGCTCAGTTTCAGTGGTTTCTGAATGGAGGCCTGCTGTCTGATACTGGACCagaactcacactgatgaatatTCAGATGAGTCAGAGTGGGAACTACAGCTGTCAGGCCTTTAACAACAAAACTCTGAGATATCAAACATCTCAGCCTTCAGCTATAACTGTACTGGGTACGTTGCCGTAAGAAGCTGTATACACAGTGAtatagataaaagaaaaaacaaaacaaaatgaaaaagattGGATTCAAAGTGATCTCATGTAACAGAGTGTTACATAAAGAAATATAACGTGTTCAGTGTTACGGGAGCAGCATAatgtctgagacaagaacaaCAGTAGGGTTTCACTTCACTACACAGATGCTGAATGACCCCTGAAGCCTGACGTTAACACTGTtcaatacagaaatacacatgATAGATACTCAATGGTGGTGAACATACATGTTTAGCACCCAGTTTTTATGGCAAGATCAAGTCTGTCACAGCAAGACAATTCTCAGTTTATCATGAACACATAACAAGTTGGGATATGAGCAGCTTTGTATTCTGTTCATTGTTTCCTAATTGAACTAAACTTAGCCTCCAAATAACCAACATGTACGCTGTCCTCTGTCTTATTTGTTATGTTGCTCCAGGATGTTACTACATCAAAAGTTGGGTAATCAAGtccaaagtcaaagtcaaatcGAAAATCCAATTTTTTGTCACTTAAAGTTAAATATACTCAGCTGTGAATAGTCaacatgttatatttataaTGGGATAAATTTCACAGCCTGTAATATAAATacgaataaaaataattattgtgtttttcaccCACAGAGCCAGTCTCCAATGTGAAGATAACTGCCAACAGCTCAGACTTGGTGGAGTTTAACAactctgtcagtctgtcctgctcttcttctggatcctctccttctttcctctggatGAACGGCAGCTCTGAGGTTACAGCCAGTGAGAGAGTTCAGCTCACTGATGGAAACTCCACTCTTATCATAACCAGTGTGACCCGCTATGATCAGGGACCATTCAGGTGTCATGTGTCCAATTTTTTCAGTAATGGCACCAGTGATCCAACAAATCTTTCCATCAGCTGTGAGTTTCTAACCTGCATGTACAACTTCTTATCCTTGCATTAAATGAATGCTAGTGCAACAAAGCTTCAACGACGCAGCTTGATTCATATTAGTGAATATGAATCAATCACAGACTGGCATTACTGACATTTCATCACCTGTATTGCTCTTTGCTGCTGACTCACATATGAAGCTATTAAAAGCCATCAGACTGAGCTAAGTTGACACTAACTTTACTTTTTGCTAATGTTTAATTTTCCCCCTCTATATACCACCCAGTTGGCccagaaaacattattttgaaCTTAACTTCATCTGAAGACCACTATGTGGAAGGGTCAACCATCAGCTTGTCCTGCTCAGCTGTCTCCAGACCTTCTGCTCAGTTTCAGTGGTTTCTGAATGGAGACCTGCTGTCTGATACTGGACCagaactcacactgatgaatatTAATGGGAGTCAGAGTGGGAACTACAGCTGTCAGGCCTTTAACAGCAAAACTCTGAGATATCAAACATCTCAGCCTTCAGCTATAACTGTACTGGGTAagtttaaatgaaacatttgtgtatgtttatttgtgtctgtAACACCTGCTGTTAACATTGTGTCAAAACACCAATAATACATTATTTCTCTGTGATAATATGACACAACAGTTTTACTGTCCTGTCAAGTACAAGTAAAGCCCCAGGTCTGTCCCAACTGTTGCTTTCCCACATAACAAGTTTAAATGCAACTGTTTTATTGTTCCTTTGATGCAGACCATTGTAATGACATACAGTTAATTGAACACTAATAACATctgtacatacatataaaatCTTGTTATTCAAATGTAAGACTTGTCAAGCTAATCACATTCACTAAATGGTAAGGAGAATGTAGGCATGATCAGTTAATTGGTAAAATTAACTGTATGGTCCACCAACACTGGTTAAGCATTTAACTTCTGCTAGCACTAAGTATAGTGTTGTACAGAAGACCATGGGAGCAGTTTCTACCAAAACATAAAAGTTAAACATGCAGAGTGTGAGGAACAGCTGAACTAGTCCTTTCTGCTGTTTTACCTTTCAATCTTGAGAAAATCAAGTCTCAAACAGTCAAGTCTCACTGAAGAAAAGTCCAAATCAAGTGTCAATTCAACAGCTCTGATAAAAGACTGGAGAGTATTTATTTGCACTAGATGCATAGTTTCTGATCATACAGTTGTTGtgtttaaataataaacaagtagtagaagagaggaaacacaatATTTAACTAGATACAGTTGTTTCTATTATGGCACTGATACCAGTCAGAAATGAAcactttttttacacatttaatgtAGAAGTTACTGGAAGTGTTTTCACTTCTGTGTTGAGAAGCTAGACTAAGCTAAGCCCAGAAGCAAATATGAATCATGAAAATGCTCTCTTCTAAAGTGTTTTTCACCCACAGAGCGTGTCACCAATGTAAAGATAACTGCCAACAGCACAGACTTGGTGGAGTTCAACAgctctgtcagtctgtcctgctcttcttctggatcctctccttctttcctctggatGAACGGCAGCTCTGAGGTTACAGCCAGTGAGAGAGTTCAGCTCACTGATGGAGGCCGTACTCTCACTATCATCAGTGTGACCCGCTATGATCAGGGACCATTCAGGTGTCATGTGTCCAATTTTTTCAGTAATGGCACCAGTGATCCAACAACTCTTTCCATCAGCTGTGAGTTACTAACCTGCACAACTTCTTATCCTTGCATTAAATACATGTTAGTGCAACAGAGCTTTAAAGACAGGTTGATTTATAATATTGAATATGAACCAATCACAGACTGgcataaattacatttcatcACCTGTATTGCACTTTGCTGCTGGCTGACATATGAAGCTATTAAAAGCCATCAGACTGAGCTAAGCTGACACTAACTAACAGATATTTGCTTTCCCCCCTCTATATACCACCCAGTTGGCCCAGAAAACATCATTTTGAAGTTATCTCCATCTGAAGACCACTATGTGGAAGGGTCAACCATCAGACTGTCCTGCTCAGCTGTCTCCAGACCTTCTGCTCAGTTTCAGTGGTTTCTGAATGGAGGCCTGCTGTCTGATACTGGACCagaactcacactgatgaatatTCAGATGAGTCAGAGTGGGAACTACAGCTGTCAGGCCTTTAACAGCAAAACTCTGAGATATCAAACATCTCAGCCTTCAGCTATAACTGTACTGGGTAAGTTGACGTAAGAAGCTGTATACACAGTGAtatagataaaagaaaaaacaaaacaaaatgaaaaagattGGATTCAGAGTGATCTCATGAAACAGGGTGTtacataaagaaatataaagtgtccGCTGTTACGGGAGCAGCATAATGTCTGAAATATGAACAACAGTAGGGTTTCACTTCACTACACAGATGCTGAATGACCCCTGAAGCCTGACATTAACACTGTtcaatacagaaatacacatgATAGATACTCAATGGTggcaaatgtacatttttatcaCCCAGCTTTCATGGTAAGACCAAGTCTGTCATAACAAGATAATTCTCAGGTTATCATGACCAAATAACAAGTTGGGATATAAGCAGCTTTGTATTCTGTTCATTGTTTCTTAATTGAACTAAACTTGGCCTCCAAATAACCAACATGTACGCTGTCCTCTGTCTTATTTGTTATGTTGCTCCAGGATGTTACTACATCAAAAGtccaaagtcaaagtcaaataGAAAATCCAAATTTTGGTCACTTTAACTTAAATATACTCAGCTGTGAATAGCCaacatgttatatttataaTGGGATTAATTTCCCAGCctctaatataatataaatacgaataaaaataattattgtgtttttcaccCACAGAGCGAGTCTCTGATGTGAAGGTAACTGCCAACAGCTCAGACTTGGTGGAGTTCAACAgctctgtcagtctgtcctgctcttctcctggatcctctccttctttcctctggatGAACGGCAGCTCTGAGGTTACAGCCAGTGAGAGAGTTCAGCTCACTGATGGAAACTCCACTCTTATCATAACCAATGTGACCCGCCATGATCAGGGACCATTCAGGTGTCATGTGTCCAATTTTTTTAGTGATGGCACCAGTGATCCAACAAATCTTTCCATCAGCTGTGAGTTACTAACCTGCATGTACAACTTCTTATCCTTGCATTAAATGAATGCTAGTGCAACAGAGCTTCAAAGATGCAGCTTGATTTATATTATTGAATATGAATCAATCACTGACTGGCATTACTGACATTTCATCACCTGTATTGCTCTTTGTTAACTGACATATGAAGCAATTAAAAGCCATCAGACTGAGCTAAGCTGACACTAACTTTACTTTTTGCTAATGATTGATT is a window from the Scomber japonicus isolate fScoJap1 chromosome 10, fScoJap1.pri, whole genome shotgun sequence genome containing:
- the ceacam1 gene encoding carcinoembryonic antigen-related cell adhesion molecule 1: METALTHFILLAVISGLTKGSGVLPDELNAAVGGEVMFTTTVTPPETPFLVVVWNFVLNSVERPIITSYTSSNIIAPEYEGRIILDRSTGSLKLMDLTLNDIGQYRVTITPDGGQAITGHTELKIFEPVSNVKITASSTDLVEFNSSVSLSCSSSGSSPSFLWMNGSSEVTASERVQLTDGNSTLIITNVTRYDQGPFRCHVSNFFSNGTSDPTNLSISFGPENIILKLSPSEDHYVEGSTIRLSCSADSRPSAQFQWFLNGGLLSDTGPELTLMNIQMSQSGNYSCQAFNNKTLRYQTSQPSAITVLEPVSNVKITANSSDLVEFNNSVSLSCSSSGSSPSFLWMNGSSEVTASERVQLTDGNSTLIITSVTRYDQGPFRCHVSNFFSNGTSDPTNLSISFGPENIILNLTSSEDHYVEGSTISLSCSAVSRPSAQFQWFLNGDLLSDTGPELTLMNINGSQSGNYSCQAFNSKTLRYQTSQPSAITVLERVTNVKITANSTDLVEFNSSVSLSCSSSGSSPSFLWMNGSSEVTASERVQLTDGGRTLTIISVTRYDQGPFRCHVSNFFSNGTSDPTTLSISFGPENIILKLSPSEDHYVEGSTIRLSCSAVSRPSAQFQWFLNGGLLSDTGPELTLMNIQMSQSGNYSCQAFNSKTLRYQTSQPSAITVLERVSDVKVTANSSDLVEFNSSVSLSCSSPGSSPSFLWMNGSSEVTASERVQLTDGNSTLIITNVTRHDQGPFRCHVSNFFSDGTSDPTNLSISFGPENIILKLSPSEDHYVEGSTIRLSCSAVSRPSAQFQWFLNGDLLSDTGPELTLMNIQMSQSGNYSCQAFNNKTLRYQTSQPSAVTVLERISNVTITASSSDLVEFNSSGPFRCHVSNPVSDGTSDPSTLSISFGPENIILKLSPSEDYYVEGSTIRLSCSAVSRPSAQFQWFLNGDLLSDTGPELTLMNIQMSQSGNYSCQAFNSKTLRYQTSQPSAITVLERVSDTSIRPSTHQLIEGNSVNLTCDGAGSIFTREWMKDGSPLTQTDNMILYDTNRVLSFLSLKKTDSGEYLCKISNPVSNDEANYNMIVNYGPENVQITGPSEINVKQTLTLTCSAASTPSASYTWILNGTNILNNSDVFTKDVTELSDSGNYTCRALNEITGRTSFAVHRLSVTVPEKAGGLSAGAIAGIVIACLLVVGGALGGGFYIYNKK